From a single Athene noctua chromosome 2, bAthNoc1.hap1.1, whole genome shotgun sequence genomic region:
- the LOC141957217 gene encoding casein kinase II subunit alpha-like isoform X3, with translation MYEILKALDYCHSMGVMHRDVKPHNVMIDHEHRKLRLIDWGLAEFYHPGQEYNVRVASRYFKGPELLVDYQMYDYSLDMWSLGCMLASMIFRKEPFFHGHDNYDQLVRIAKVLGTEDLYDYIDKYNIELDPRFNDILGRHSRKRWERFVHSENQHLVSTEALDFLDKLLRYDHQTRLTARDAMEHPYFYPIAKDPARIGPSAGLSAANTPVSSSTMLAGITSMAASQGPVGGLAASPVAALGSPVPAAATAQP, from the exons ATGTACGAAATCCTGAAG GCGCTGGATTATTGTCACAGCATGGGCGTCATGCACCGAGACGTCAAACCCCACAACGTCATGATCGACCACGAGCACAGAAAG ctgcGCCTCATCGACTGGGGGCTGGCGGAGTTCTACCACCCGGGGCAGGAGTACAACGTCCGCGTGGCCTCGCGGTACTTCAAGGGCCCGGAGCTCCTGGTGGATTATCAG ATGTACGACTACAGCCTGGACATGTGGAGTTTGGGCTGCATGCTGGCCAGCATGATCTTCCGGAAAGAGCCCTTCTTCCACGGCCACGACAACTACGACCAA CTGGTGCGCATCGCCAAGGTGCTGGGGACGGAGGATCTGTACGATTACATCGACAAGTACAACATCGAGCTGGACCCGCGCTTCAACGACATCCTGGGCCG aCACTCGCGGAAGCGGTGGGAGCGTTTTGTCCACAGCGAGAACCAGCACCTCGTCAGCACGGAAGCGCTCGATTTTTTGGACAAGCTGCTGCGTTACGACCACCAGACGCGGCTCACCGCCCGCGACGCCATGGAGCACCCCTACTTCT ATCCCATCGCAAAAGACCCGGCGAGAATCGGCCCCTCCGCGGGACTTTCAGCCGCCAACACGCCCGTCAGCTCCTCCACAATGTTGGCAG GTATTACCTCGATGGCCGCGTCCCAGGGGCCCGTCGGCGGCCTGGCAGCGTCGCCCGTCGCCGCGCTGGGCTCGCCCGTGCCCGCCGCGGCCACCGCGCAGCCCTga
- the LOC141957217 gene encoding casein kinase II subunit alpha-like isoform X2, protein MSGPVPSRARVYADVNTQRPREYWDYESHVVEWGNQDDYQLVRKLGRGKYSEVFEAINITNNEKVVVKILKPVKKKKIKREIKILENLRGGPNIISLLDIVKDPVSRTPALVFEHVNNTDFKQLYQTLSDFDIRFYMYEILKALDYCHSMGVMHRDVKPHNVMIDHEHRKLRLIDWGLAEFYHPGQEYNVRVASRYFKGPELLVDYQMYDYSLDMWSLGCMLASMIFRKEPFFHGHDNYDQLVRIAKVLGTEDLYDYIDKYNIELDPRFNDILGRHSRKRWERFVHSENQHLVSTEALDFLDKLLRYDHQTRLTARDAMEHPYFYPIAKDPARIGPSAGLSAANTPVSSSTMLAAPIPPALALDQG, encoded by the exons ATGTCGGGGCCAGTGCCGAGTCGGGCCAGGGTCTATGCGGACGTGAACACTCAGAGACCCCGCGAGTACTGGGACTACGAGTCGCACGTCGTGGAATGGGG CAACCAAGATGACTACCAGCTCGTGCGGAAACTCGGCCGCGGCAAATACAGCGAAGTCTTCGAAGCCATCAACATCACCAACAACGAGAAGGTGGTGGTCAAAATCCTCAAG CCTGTGAAAAAGAAGAAGATCAAACGCGAGATTAAAATCCTGGAGAACCTCCGAGGGGGCCCCAATATCATCAGCCTGCTCGACATAGTGAAAGACCCTGTG TCCCGGACGCCCGCCCTGGTCTTTGAGCACGTCAACAACACAGATTTCAAG caaTTGTACCAGACGCTGTCGGATTTCGACATCCGATTCTACATGTACGAAATCCTGAAG GCGCTGGATTATTGTCACAGCATGGGCGTCATGCACCGAGACGTCAAACCCCACAACGTCATGATCGACCACGAGCACAGAAAG ctgcGCCTCATCGACTGGGGGCTGGCGGAGTTCTACCACCCGGGGCAGGAGTACAACGTCCGCGTGGCCTCGCGGTACTTCAAGGGCCCGGAGCTCCTGGTGGATTATCAG ATGTACGACTACAGCCTGGACATGTGGAGTTTGGGCTGCATGCTGGCCAGCATGATCTTCCGGAAAGAGCCCTTCTTCCACGGCCACGACAACTACGACCAA CTGGTGCGCATCGCCAAGGTGCTGGGGACGGAGGATCTGTACGATTACATCGACAAGTACAACATCGAGCTGGACCCGCGCTTCAACGACATCCTGGGCCG aCACTCGCGGAAGCGGTGGGAGCGTTTTGTCCACAGCGAGAACCAGCACCTCGTCAGCACGGAAGCGCTCGATTTTTTGGACAAGCTGCTGCGTTACGACCACCAGACGCGGCTCACCGCCCGCGACGCCATGGAGCACCCCTACTTCT ATCCCATCGCAAAAGACCCGGCGAGAATCGGCCCCTCCGCGGGACTTTCAGCCGCCAACACGCCCGTCAGCTCCTCCACAATGTTGGCAG cACCAATTCCCCCCGCTCTGGCGCTGGACCAAGGCTGA
- the DGAT1 gene encoding LOW QUALITY PROTEIN: diacylglycerol O-acyltransferase 1 (The sequence of the model RefSeq protein was modified relative to this genomic sequence to represent the inferred CDS: inserted 1 base in 1 codon; deleted 1 base in 1 codon) has protein sequence MGGLCHRVQESLLSSASGYSNYRGVLNWCVVMLVLSNARLFLENLIKYGILVDPIQVVXLFLKDPYSWPSLCLIIVANVFAVVALALERRLAAGSISEGVGAALHALNLAAVLCFPAGTVLILTSITPVGAVFTLGVYTIIFLKLFSFRDVNKWCREWREAKTPPPAPADADLYYFLFAPTLCYELNFPRSPRVRKRFLLRRLFEMLFFIQLLVGLIQQWMVPTIQNSMKPFRDMDYSRIIERLLKLAVPNHLIWLIFFYWFFHSCLNVVAEVMQFGDREFYRDWWNSESVTYFWQNWNIPVHKWCLRHFYKPMLKRGASKWTAQTAVFLASAFFHEYLVSVPLKMFRLWAFMGMAAQIPLAWFVSKFLRGNYGNAAVWMSLIIGQPIAVLMYVHDYYVLNYEGNQ, from the exons ATGGGGGGCCT GTGCCACCGCGTGCAGGAGTCCCTGCTCAGCTCCGCCAGCGGCTACAGCAACTACCGGGGGGTCCTCAACTGGTGTGTGGTCATGCTG gtGTTGAGCAACGCGCGGCTCTTCCTGGAAAACCTCATCAa GTACGGGATCCTGGTGGACCCCATCCAGGTGG TCCTCTTCCTCAAAGACCCCTACAGTTGGCCCTCCCTCTGCTTAATTATCG tAGCCAACGTCTTCGCCGTGGTCGCCCTGGCCCTGGAGAGACGCCTGGCAGCG GGCTCCATTTCGGAGGGGGTGGGGGCCGCCCTGCACGCCCTGAACCTGGCGGCCGTGCTCTGCTTCCCCGCCGGCACCGTCCTCATCCTCACCTCCATCACCCCAG TGGGGGCCGTCTTCACCCTGGGCGTCTACACCATCATCTTCCTCAAGCTCTTCTCCTTCAGGGACGTCAATAAATGGTGTCGGGAGTGGAGGGAGGCCAAaacgccccccccggcccccgcggaTGCAG atcTCTACTACTTTCTCTTCGCGCCCACCCTCTGCTACGAGCTCAActtc ccccgctccccccgcgtcCGCAAGCGCTTCCTGCTGCGGCGCCTCTTCGAGatg CTCTTCTTCATCCAGCTGCTGGTGGGGCTGATCCAGCAG TGGATGGTGCCGACGATCCAGAACTCCATGAAGCCCTTTCgg gacaTGGATTATTCCCGGATCATCGAGCGGCTCCTGAAACTGGCT gtccccaacCACCTCATCTGGCTCATTTTTTTCTACTGGTTCTTCCACTCCTGCCTCAACGTGGTGGCCGAGGTGATGCAGTTCGGAGACCGGGAGTTTTACCGGGACTGGTG GAACTCGGAGTCGGTCACTTATTTCTGGCAGAACTGGAACATCCCCGTGCACAAGTGGTGTCTGCG ccactttTACAAGCCCATGCTGAAGCGGGGGGCCAGCAAGTGGACGGCCCAGACGGCCGTTTTCTTGGCCTCTGCCTTCTTCCACGAG taCTTGGTGAGCGTCCCCCTGAAGATGTTCCGGCTCTGGGCGTTCATGGGGATGGCGGCTCAG ATCCCACTGGCCTGGTTTGTCTCCAAATTCCTGCGGGGTAACTACGGCAACGCGGCCGTCTGGATGTCGCTGATCATCGGGCAGCCCATTGCCGTCCTCATGTACGTCCACGACTACTACGTGCTCAACTACGAGGGCAACCAGtga
- the LOC141957217 gene encoding casein kinase II subunit alpha-like isoform X1 — translation MSGPVPSRARVYADVNTQRPREYWDYESHVVEWGNQDDYQLVRKLGRGKYSEVFEAINITNNEKVVVKILKPVKKKKIKREIKILENLRGGPNIISLLDIVKDPVSRTPALVFEHVNNTDFKQLYQTLSDFDIRFYMYEILKALDYCHSMGVMHRDVKPHNVMIDHEHRKLRLIDWGLAEFYHPGQEYNVRVASRYFKGPELLVDYQMYDYSLDMWSLGCMLASMIFRKEPFFHGHDNYDQLVRIAKVLGTEDLYDYIDKYNIELDPRFNDILGRHSRKRWERFVHSENQHLVSTEALDFLDKLLRYDHQTRLTARDAMEHPYFYPIAKDPARIGPSAGLSAANTPVSSSTMLAGITSMAASQGPVGGLAASPVAALGSPVPAAATAQP, via the exons ATGTCGGGGCCAGTGCCGAGTCGGGCCAGGGTCTATGCGGACGTGAACACTCAGAGACCCCGCGAGTACTGGGACTACGAGTCGCACGTCGTGGAATGGGG CAACCAAGATGACTACCAGCTCGTGCGGAAACTCGGCCGCGGCAAATACAGCGAAGTCTTCGAAGCCATCAACATCACCAACAACGAGAAGGTGGTGGTCAAAATCCTCAAG CCTGTGAAAAAGAAGAAGATCAAACGCGAGATTAAAATCCTGGAGAACCTCCGAGGGGGCCCCAATATCATCAGCCTGCTCGACATAGTGAAAGACCCTGTG TCCCGGACGCCCGCCCTGGTCTTTGAGCACGTCAACAACACAGATTTCAAG caaTTGTACCAGACGCTGTCGGATTTCGACATCCGATTCTACATGTACGAAATCCTGAAG GCGCTGGATTATTGTCACAGCATGGGCGTCATGCACCGAGACGTCAAACCCCACAACGTCATGATCGACCACGAGCACAGAAAG ctgcGCCTCATCGACTGGGGGCTGGCGGAGTTCTACCACCCGGGGCAGGAGTACAACGTCCGCGTGGCCTCGCGGTACTTCAAGGGCCCGGAGCTCCTGGTGGATTATCAG ATGTACGACTACAGCCTGGACATGTGGAGTTTGGGCTGCATGCTGGCCAGCATGATCTTCCGGAAAGAGCCCTTCTTCCACGGCCACGACAACTACGACCAA CTGGTGCGCATCGCCAAGGTGCTGGGGACGGAGGATCTGTACGATTACATCGACAAGTACAACATCGAGCTGGACCCGCGCTTCAACGACATCCTGGGCCG aCACTCGCGGAAGCGGTGGGAGCGTTTTGTCCACAGCGAGAACCAGCACCTCGTCAGCACGGAAGCGCTCGATTTTTTGGACAAGCTGCTGCGTTACGACCACCAGACGCGGCTCACCGCCCGCGACGCCATGGAGCACCCCTACTTCT ATCCCATCGCAAAAGACCCGGCGAGAATCGGCCCCTCCGCGGGACTTTCAGCCGCCAACACGCCCGTCAGCTCCTCCACAATGTTGGCAG GTATTACCTCGATGGCCGCGTCCCAGGGGCCCGTCGGCGGCCTGGCAGCGTCGCCCGTCGCCGCGCTGGGCTCGCCCGTGCCCGCCGCGGCCACCGCGCAGCCCTga